ccccaactctaggaaactcttagtttatgaactataagctttttaatttccaaatttagtaaaatttcaacttaagtccggCACTTacaattcgggtcgcacatgtcgagacgcgtatttgcgtcaagattcagaatccgaaagcagaaactatatttttcatctcgtttaaaagttattcgcggaaaatcCGTCGGTACTagtgtcgcttttttcgttgttgcagttaaacaaacgaaaacatatgaaggtggtgaatagtgttgccagctccgcaacaatatctttttatgaTGGTGGAATATtctaaggtggtggcacgtcgacataaatgcaaacaaacaagcactatcaatgtattttgtttttgtaattctcccacccctagatccacgaggagttccgggtcgccagagcctcggctgttaatgaaacaggattcaccacggacaggtgaggttgacgattggcttggagaagctatattttgcgctggtaACACCTTgagaagggttgcgctacacaaccccttgaatctatttggtattttagtcgcctctcacgacaggcatacctcTACCAAGGGTATATTCTACCCTCATTAcccgcgggggggggggggggggtagtgCTTTATAGAGAACAGAGCGATAAAGGAAATGTCAAAATTGCTCTACTCTACTAATTTTTACACAAgaaatatatacaacatttttctTGAGCCCTATCTTATGATATGGATACTGTGCTTTAGGAAAACTTTACCTGGGTTTGGGGATCAGATTATATATGCGcgaagcatttttttttaaattgtgtcTGAGTTTACAACGAAATCctgcaaaaaacaacaaccacttgAAAATTTGCAACAATATCTTTTGACACAGATAAAATACCCGAGCGGGTTAGGGGATAAGAATATACCCGaggtatgtatgcctgtcgtaagaggcgactaaaataccagattcaaggggatgtgtagcgcaacctttcagggtgccagcgcaatatatagcttctccaaacccaattgtcaacctcacctacacgcggcgaatcctgtttcaataacagacgacgctctggcgaccccaagctcatcatgtaacttgggggtagggagggagggaatggcctgaaggtttaacgcggCCAcataccgagatggtcgggctggcaccttaatggtgctatggtaccggagcgtaccggatttgtatccggcaaaggaccatcacatcgataacactccccaaagccttcgcggagaaaccttatcgctacaacaacaacaacaacaacacagatAAAATGTTCAATTTTGACTTCCTGAATCTTAAATCAGACGTCATAACGCGCGTTTTAGTGCCCCCATCGACAGTGTTTGTTAAGAAATGGGGTAGTGCACCGTTTTGTAAAAGTTACATTTTCAAATTCAGCGGCTTTCGGCTTCGAAAGGGTTAAGCAGTGGTGCAATCTGCAACATGATAGCTCTGTTAAATTACCTCTGTCAATTATGTACCTATGTAAATtctgttaaatttttctttcgcCGTTTATTGTTGACATTTCACAACTTTTCTATTGTCATTTCAcaactttgtaaatattttgacaaccCGCTTAttacaaaactttcaaattatttaaaaaaatttaactattttCTTATCAACTTCAAGTTTAAATAATGCGTCGATCTTGTGCACCTTCAATGCTAAAAGCGCGAGAGGTCGAAAAACGCAGAAAGATTGACAAATTGTTTGAAAATACTGAACAAAGAGAAGATGAGGTGAGCTCAACCACTTGGGGTAATGACAACTGGGGCACATCGAGAAAGGAAGGCGTTCAGCAGGGAATATCAACCAAGGATAACAATCAAAACAGCGAATTTTTCAACTCCAAGGTCATTTTTAATGTTGTATGGCGTGAAATAACTAAGAAGAAGCATAAAACATGGGATGGTGACGGTTTGTTGGAAGTACACATTGATCCGCCTCGGGCACTGCTAAAGGACTCCAGCGGAAAGTACATGGGATGTAATAGTAAATTTAAGATAGATGAATTAGAGGAAGGTTATCAGATGGTTGTTGGTGGTAAAGAAATTGAATTATTGGAACAAATTACGCATCGAAATGAGTACTTCGCCATGCGAAAAAGGCAATTGGAACATCGTTGGGGTACTGACGAAGAATACACTAGCGGCAGGACGACGGAAAATTTGAAAGTGTCTACATTATACCAAGCGCCCTATAAAATAAAGAATGGTGAAGAGCTGAGTGATGGCGCTTCAAGCTCAAAAACAAGTGCGATTGAAAAGCATAATATAGTTGAAGCACGAAGCAGTGTAATGGCTTGTAGATGTATATATAATGTTGTGTGGCGCGAGATGAGCACGAAAAAGAACAAGATATGGAATGGCGATGGCACTTTTGAGGTCAGCAACAACAGAGGTGTGCTACGAGATGAAAATGGACGTGAAATGGGTGAGCTTGAAAATGTGAATACAACAGACATGAAAGTGGGTGTGCTTATAGCGCTGGCGGATAAAGAGTTCGAGATACTGGATAGCAGTGTCGATGGTGAAACAGAAACGTCAAtgaaaataaagcaaaatgtGAAAAAGATTAAAATAGAAAGCAGCCCAGCAACTAAAGAACTATTTTTATTACCAGCACCACCGCCAGAGCATATAGCCGCATTGGACGCTGATAGCCCGCCAATAAAACCTGTTGCAGTTTCACACAAGCTTGCTCTACACTTGAGACCGCATCAACGTGATGGTGTGGCCTTTCTATACAAATGCATTATGGGCTTTGTAAATCCTCAGTATACTGGTTGCATACTCGCTGATGAAATGGGTTTGGGTAAAACTTTGCAATGTATTGCCCTAGCGCATACGCTTTTAAAAGGTGGACCATATGGCGGAGAACGCATATTACAACGTGTTCTCATTGTGACACCCAGTACGCTTGCACGCAACTGGGAAAATGAGATCAACAAATGGTTGAAGACGGaacgtatgtatgcatatgttGTTGGAGCGAAACACAAGTTGAGTGCTTATACCAAGCAACAGCATATGCCATTTGTAATTGTTTCGTATGAAAGTTTACTAGCACATACTGCAGACTTCCAACGcttaaaatttgatatgcttaTATGCGATGAAGGACATCGCCTCAAAAACCAAACAACTAAAATTGTGAATGCATTGCGTGAGCTTAATATACGACGGCGTATAATTATTACCGGCACACCAGTACAAAATGATTTGCGTGAATTTTATGCTTTGGCAAATTTTGTAAATCCTGGCATATTTGGCACGACGCAAGAATTTCATTTATGTTACGAATTGCCACTGCAGCAGGCACAGTGTCCTGATGCCGACGAGGAAGTGAAGAGTTTCGCGGCACAAAGTATGGACGAGCTTGCTGGCATATCAGATTGCTTTGTGTTACGACGCTTACAAAATGTTAATGGGCAATATTTGACGCGTAAATATGAATATATCTGCTTTGTACAACCGTCTGAGTTACAACAGTTTATGATGCAAACTGCGCTTCATTTGTATGCAGAACGTAAGGAAACTATTTTCAAGGATTTAACAGCGCTCCAAATAATTACTGtactaaagaaaatttgtaatcaTCCTTCGTTAATTGCGCGCACCAAAACACCAAATTTGCTAACACGCCACTTAGAGCGTGCTCTACCCGATTGTTCAGAGATGGGGCCTTTCGACTCCGCGAAATTGAAGTTGGTACAGCATTTTCTTGTGACCTTAACTACTTTGAACAGTCGTGAGAAATGCGTGCTTGTTTCAAATCACACT
The Eurosta solidaginis isolate ZX-2024a chromosome 5, ASM4086904v1, whole genome shotgun sequence DNA segment above includes these coding regions:
- the LOC137253229 gene encoding DNA repair and recombination protein RAD54B-like, producing the protein MRRSCAPSMLKAREVEKRRKIDKLFENTEQREDEVSSTTWGNDNWGTSRKEGVQQGISTKDNNQNSEFFNSKVIFNVVWREITKKKHKTWDGDGLLEVHIDPPRALLKDSSGKYMGCNSKFKIDELEEGYQMVVGGKEIELLEQITHRNEYFAMRKRQLEHRWGTDEEYTSGRTTENLKVSTLYQAPYKIKNGEELSDGASSSKTSAIEKHNIVEARSSVMACRCIYNVVWREMSTKKNKIWNGDGTFEVSNNRGVLRDENGREMGELENVNTTDMKVGVLIALADKEFEILDSSVDGETETSMKIKQNVKKIKIESSPATKELFLLPAPPPEHIAALDADSPPIKPVAVSHKLALHLRPHQRDGVAFLYKCIMGFVNPQYTGCILADEMGLGKTLQCIALAHTLLKGGPYGGERILQRVLIVTPSTLARNWENEINKWLKTERMYAYVVGAKHKLSAYTKQQHMPFVIVSYESLLAHTADFQRLKFDMLICDEGHRLKNQTTKIVNALRELNIRRRIIITGTPVQNDLREFYALANFVNPGIFGTTQEFHLCYELPLQQAQCPDADEEVKSFAAQSMDELAGISDCFVLRRLQNVNGQYLTRKYEYICFVQPSELQQFMMQTALHLYAERKETIFKDLTALQIITVLKKICNHPSLIARTKTPNLLTRHLERALPDCSEMGPFDSAKLKLVQHFLVTLTTLNSREKCVLVSNHTKTLNMLQGLCDFLNIKCVRLEGSTSLNERNANVDKFNNAEDETLIFLLSAKAGGVGLNLIGASRLILFDQDWNPATDAQALSRIWREGQQKDVHIYRLVTAGCIEEKIFQRQIAKISLGDCVIKNMGRADSKDDTMKFSVEELLDLFRLQDDYSVCQTHESLNCGCDGDGENLLPSNIASSAREINELMNWRHYKPPFNTALLELACMDKATDNLIYIFANQTDFN